Proteins encoded within one genomic window of Plasmodium cynomolgi strain B DNA, chromosome 11, whole genome shotgun sequence:
- a CDS encoding hypothetical protein (putative), with product MRRIVRLLFNWILPFLLFRLTQVESKSLIEKVTSKGDLDLVLLFDVGFKENKEKKRSKALENIAELAKNLLVEEARRVNLTYVTYDSMKQSQQSSNHLKALNYVGIKHFYDANDTSTKMIIMFIHTEGIPARDDTELNLVHYLLDRKNITLNILTKVNLKSFCHYLHKVGPNTNELLRCVLKNSYYHRLILTYTLEKYYDDIATNATCSEWSEWSDCSVTCNMGYHFSKRNTLDNVENALGGKYKRTGKNCIDQRSLVIQECFNRSCDHSLDVCDIEIDLSLLINDSSNISQDFWLKYILKPIRNLLAHLNLSSKLVNISVSTFSEKTYNWIDFSSNLSRNRDQLLLFLEYWRFNFGGSSNNLRSALSYMHNHVLNSNQGRPNAHKVLVILNTGDVSNKAAKGAEEIIRNIKLIYAADVYAICLNNTKGGNCEAISGVSGVSGVSGVSGVSGASGGADEVDQAGIANQNEASNSSVVDAPFFYTFSNVSDFREQLTDIQKNICKNAHQAIVAGKRRRRKNLRRADDAGEKSGRRGRSGDPQPEGEGEDGAEDEEAKEAATGEEEEAEEAIEEAIEEAIEEAIEGAEGEELEPEVAPRADSDADTDGAAELEAKSIVEPGADAASESVAEPSAEPSAEPSAEPSAEPQTGQKAAQRVEPNVEAESLTRRGFDAAPREPPKEIGKVAQKLHGDNPTKRIPLYNLSKGGSLKGLNKNRVILNSITNLDRIDDAEEEEVDAEPTQNPLKKYSSEYNIDALPSYKNKGKKNLICRLLKFLFRKKRKYRLQKIDPKDKERIKQFIADVRELSDSEETYHQREKQIEDDFNVMIESIFKNDGSSPFGDFDSASVSSYGSHLEDEDELGLELGLDLGLDLESTLPCSWFYIDAAQMNVDYLAKGGDAADEDGLSDADTADDSSADSGAGSSVDLDDDSDGEKATPAETGRSIHDDVYIADILVKEGGFDTREVRKLKRRKRSIDQAQGHAEGHGQGEAQPQGEAQPHGEARAQGQSTQNEENHAAKNKAADGSAESKGAEAFLPDSPGEEKKGQYDKKEEAEHAGEGARVPSTPPTPPPTSNPTSNPTPPPTQPLSANASRPHPQKKFKSKFDIIQRFKNMAAVVDDKIGVSFDEKNYPPPASNEEKRKVSHMEEPTEGKKKDDPSSVDIANSFQRRNCSKESSKPCDQGGVVPPPSSTNYKKNGTQAHAEEEAHAHAEAHAHAEAHEQAQDPNAQVQYGLLQQKNSSSEWEIGNYDTVEEEEYVNSNIYKYAASFALVTVVLIGAAFLYIRSQKNLMEPVPVAFNDFATDNVAKKLECREQHIELKPEEASWQ from the exons ATGAGACGAATCGTGCGGCTCCTCTTCAACTGGATCCTGCCGTTTCTTCTGTTTCGCCTGACCCAGGTTGAAAGCAAATCCTTGATAGAAAAGGTGACCTCGAAGGGAGACCTAGATTTAGTCCTACTCTTCGATGTAGGCTTCAAAGAGAACAAGGAAAAGAAGCGCTCCAAGGCTTTGGAAAATATCGCAGAGTTGGCGAAGAATCTCCTTGTGGAAGAAGCGCGCAGGGTGAATCTGACCTATGTGACATATGACAGC ATGAAGCAGTCACAGCAGAGTTCCAACCATCTGAAGGCTCTCAACTATGTAGGCATAAAACACTTTTATGACGCAAATGATACTTCTaccaaaatgataataatgtTTATCCATACGGAAGGAATTCCAGCAAGAGACGACACAGAATTAAATTTAGTGCACTATCTATtagatagaaaaaatattacattaaatattttaaccaAGGTGAATCTAAAATCTTTTTGtcattatttacataaagtTGGTCCAAATACAAACGAGTTACTTAGAtgtgtattaaaaaattcttattaCCATAGATTGATATTAACATACACTTTAGAAAAATACTACGATGATATTGCTACGAATGCTACATGTAGTGAATGGTCTGAATGGTCTGACTGTTCTGTAACATGTAATATGGGTTACCATTTCAGTAAGAGAAATACATTAGATAATGTTGAAAATGCTTTAGGAGGGAAATACAAAAGGACAGGAAAGAACTGCATAGATCAAAGAAGTCTTGTAATTCAAGAATGCTTCAACAGAAGCTGTGATCACTCTTTAGATGTATGCGATATAGAGATAGATCTATCTCTCTTAATTAATGACTCATCTAATATATCTCAAGACTTTTGgctaaaatatattttgaaaccCATCAGAAATCTCCTAGctcatttaaatttaagtTCAAAATTGGTTAATATATCTGTAAGTACTTTTTCTGAGAAGACCTACAACTGGATTGACTTTTCTTCCAACTTATCTCGAAATAGAGAtcagcttctcctttttttagaatattgGAGATTTAATTTTGGTGGCTCATCGAATAATTTGAGAAGTGCGTTAAGTTATATGCATAACCATGTTCTCAATAGCAATCAGGGAAGACCCAATGCTCATAAGGTCCTTGTCATTTTGAACACAGGTGATGTGAGCAACAAGGCAGCCAAGGGGGCGGAAGAAATCATTCGCAATATTAAACTGATATATGCTGCTGATGTTTATGCCATTTGCTTGAACAACACTAAGGGGGGCAACTGCGAGGCGATCAGCGGGGTTAGCGGCGTCAGCGGGGTTAGCGGGGTTAGCGGGGTCAGCGGGGCCAGCGGGGGCGCGGACGAAGTCGACCAGGCGGGTATTGCCAATCAAAACGAAGCTAGCAACTCCTCCGTTGTGGATGCACCCTTCTTCTACACCTTCAGCAACGTGTCCGATTTCAGGGAGCAGCTCACCGACATACAGAAgaacatttgcaaaaatgcgcACCAGGCCATCGTCGCGGGCAAGCGCCGAAGGAGAAAGAACCTGAGGCGGGCGGACGACGCTGGGGAGAAGAGCGGACGGCGCGGGCGCAGCGGAGACCCGCAGCCAGAAGGGGAGGGCGAGGACGGGGCGGAAGACGAGGAAGCAAAAGAGGCAGCGAcaggggaagaggaagaggcagAAGAAGCGATAGAAGAAGCGATAGAAGAAGCGATAGAAGAAGCGATAGAAGGTGCCGAGGGGGAGGAACTCGAACCGGAAGTGGCGCCCAGGGCAGACTCAGACGCAGACACAGATGGAGCAGCAGAGTTAGAAGCAAAATCGATAGTGGAGCCAGGTGCAGACGCGGCGTCCGAATCCGTCGCAGAACCCTCAGCGGAACCCTCAGCGGAACCCTCAGCAGAACCCTCAGCGGAACCCCAAACCGGGCAGAAAGCAGCCCAGCGAGTTGAGCCAAACGTAGAAGCAGAGTCGCTGACTCGAAGAGGATTCGATGCAGCACCACGCGAACCCCCGAAGGAGATCGGAAAAGTAGCGCAGAAGCTGCACGGAGACAACCCGACCAAGAGAATACCCCTTTACAATCTCAGTAAGGGAGGAAGCCTAAAAGGGTTGAACAAAAATAGAGTCATTCTAAATTCAATTACCAACCTGGATAGAATAGATGATgcagaagaggaggaggtaGACGCAGAACCCACTCAGAACCCGTTAAAGAAATACTCCTCAGAGTACAACATAGATGCATTGccatcatataaaaataaaggaaaaaaaaacttaatcTGTCGActgttgaaatttttattcaggaaaaaaagaaaatataggttacaaaaaattgatccCAAGGACAAGGAAAGGATAAAGCAGTTTATAGCAGATGTAAGAGAGTTGAGCGACTCGGAAGAGACATATCACCAAAGGGAGAAACAAATAGAAGACGATTTTAACGTCATGATAGAaagtatatttaaaaatgatggCAGTTCTCCTTTCGGTGACTTTGATTCTGCGAGTGTGTCTAGCTACGGCTCACATTTGGAGGACGAGGATGAGCTGGGGTTGGAGCTGGGGTTGGACCTGGGGCTGGATCTGGAGAGTACGCTGCCCTGCAGCTGGTTCTACATTGATGCGGCGCAGATGAACGTGGACTACCtggcaaaggggggagatGCTGCCGACGAGGATGGTCTGTCTGATGCGGATACCGCCGATGACTCCAGTGCTGACTCCGGCGCTGGCTCCAGCGTTGACCTGGACGACGATTCCGATGGAGAGAAGGCCACTCCTGCCGAAACGGGAAGGAGCATTCACGACGACGTCTACATAGCTGACATACTGGTGAAGGAGGGAGGCTTTGATACTAGAGAAGTGAGAAAGttgaaaaggaggaagaggtcCATCGATCAGGCACAGGGACACGCAGAGGGACATGGACAGGGAGAGGCCCAGCCACAGGGAGAGGCCCAGCCACATGGAGAGGCCCGGGCACAGGGACAATCCACGCAGAACGAAGAAAATCACGCGGCGAAAAATAAAGCTGCAGATGGAAGCGCAGAGAGCAAAGGGGCAGAAGCATTTCTTCCTGACAGTCCtggtgaggagaaaaagggtcAATATgataagaaggaagaagcagaacaCGCTGGGGAGGGTGCAAGGGTACCATCTACTCCTCCCACGCCGCCCCCCACTTCGAATCCCACTTCGAATCCCACTCCGCCTCCCACGCAACCTCTCTCGGCAAACGCAAGCAGACCACACCcccagaaaaaattcaaatccAAGTTCGACATAATTCAGCGTTTCAAAAATATGGCAGCCGTGGTGGACGACAAAATAGGTGTCAGCTTCGATGAAAAGAATTACCCACCCCCAGCAAGCAACGAAGAGAAACGAAAAGTTAGCCATATGGAAGAACCTacagaagggaagaagaaagatgATCCATCATCTGTAGATATAGCCAACAGTTTTCAACGAAGGAACTGTTCCAAAGAGTCCAGTAAGCCATGTGATCAAGGCGGGGTAGTCCCTCCACCTTCCTCAACGAATTATAAGAAAAACGGAACTCAGGCAcatgcagaagaagaagcacatgcacatgcagaagcacatgcacatgcagaAGCACATGAACAAGCACAAGACCCGAATGCGCAGGTGCAGTACGGCCTCCTTCAGCAAAAGAATTCGAGCAGTGAGTGGGAAATAGGAAACTACGACACCGTTGAGGAAGAAGAGTACGTAAACtcgaatatatataaatatgcggCTTCCTTCGCTCTAGTCACAGTCGTCCTTATAGGCGCCGCCTTTCTGTACATACGCAGTCAGAAGAACCTTATGGAGCCTGTCCCTGTGGCCTTTAATGACTTTGCAACCGACAACGTGGCGAAGAAGCTGGAGTGTCGGGAGCAACATATTGAATTAAAGCCAGAAGAGGCGTCTTGGCAGTAG
- a CDS encoding hypothetical protein (putative) has product MFFQAKKNFLEFIECKMSSHNFFCQERHKYTYGFEIFTFLWYMDKAYNNNKFEKSIPLNIRQSGGHLNDMLAVRGEEEKALLVEFLEIGGIQTYSCIRNIFYQKHDGILLVYDSSNNRSYHNLAKWVYEVYENTKPPSDVFCSAERGRNKFWNLFKGIGTKEDNKGEEDGHSGRGTPKDCCDPGGYMGMRDLHKQRKNGTYAERSANCNAKYNAKYNADSYTSRHARRCASRYPDGCASHRERQLDEDPFASDDDSDIEKGHAKKGDQILKGEIPIACIATKIDKKNAKEKPASVKTPETSIFYKFFFPDFSVNATNEAINANKDNLKRKKEILKKLEKHITQATEIKASSIDCVVDIEKFVHFLRRVYEKKYNSAGLNG; this is encoded by the coding sequence ATGTTCTTTcaagctaaaaaaaatttcctcgaATTTATTGAGTGTAAAATGAGtagtcataattttttttgccaagaAAGACACAAATATACGTACGgctttgaaatttttacatttctgtGGTATATGGATAAGGCATATAACAACAACAAATTTGAGAAAAGCATCCCCCTGAACATAAGGCAAAGTGGGGGACACTTGAATGACATGCTGGCTGTTCGTGGAGAGGAAGAGAAGGCACTTCTCGTGGAGTTCCTCGAAATAGGAGGTATCCAAACCTACTCCTGTattcgaaatattttttaccaaaaGCATGATGGAATTTTACTTGTTTATGACTCCTCAAATAATAGGTCATATCACAATTTAGCAAAATGGGTATACGAAGTGTATGAGAACACGAAGCCTCCATCGGACGTGTTTTGCTCCGCTGAAAGAGGTCGAAATAAGTTTTGGAACCTGTTTAAGGGTATCGGAACGAAGGAGGACaacaagggggaggaggatgGCCACTCGGGAAGGGGGACACCGAAGGATTGTTGTGACCCTGGGGGGTACATGGGCATGCGCGACTTGCACAAGCAGAGAAAAAACGGCACTTACGCGGAGCGCAGCGCGAACTGCAACGCGAAGTACAACGCGAAGTACAACGCGGATAGTTATACCAGTCGGCATGCCAGACGGTGTGCCAGTCGCTACCCCGATGGCTGTGCTTCTCACCGCGAGAGACAACTTGATGAAGACCCCTTCGCCTCCGATGACGACTCGGACATCGAAAAGGGACAcgccaaaaagggggaccaaATTCTGAAGGGAGAAATACCTATAGCCTGCATAGCCACCAAGATCGACAAAAAGAACGCCAAAGAAAAACCAGCCTCCGTGAAAACGCCCGaaacttccattttttacaaattttttttcccagacTTTTCTGTCAACGCGACGAATGAGGCTATTAACGCGAACAAGGATAATTtaaagagaaagaaagaaatccTGAAAAAGCTGGAAAAGCATATAACCCAGGCAACAGAAATCAAGGCAAGTTCCATCGATTGTGTCGTTGACATTGAAAAATTTGTGCACTTCCTCAGGCGCGTTTACGAGAAAAAGTACAACTCGGCTGGGCTGAATGGG
- a CDS encoding hypothetical protein (putative) — translation MLDENLSCLLDESDDECARKNEVKRRKQELRQKSSSVTNESGGEFFPTSILNFNIRNIGNLNNFFKNTSGEFGIVAHYKTSIQGTASRTSTSLPPSGEANQNGNALNRKNEQLRKNEQLRKNEQLRKNSNKIEKQETAKRKNPEASSQGTTNIVHAHAGQAKHDIKGSKGSKGSKGSKGSEGSKVTEGNPGVMENAIERNATHLRENANVRKGEEDKPIAPSTNVCRKKRPPETNLYTELFKTGEARNGDAVEEKVAVTNRAAKKNEEGILKKRNTRVEGTNLASASMHGEKEVKGSNGRNSNRVVRFVTNEDGKELPPRMSSKDTMKGTQIANKAKWCNSRNSSTVPAMGTNSTASISLLSGAPKLNSIRYTSQPLDRSIEADPLAQKNKIEKRKELIFCFSFIKYNSWVKALKILNLPLDPFHLSINAHRYVTDRGEEQPGQDQSEHRGKSQDQTQYQTQYQTQYQTQYQTQYQSQGHMACAPNPDSHEAGTAGSGQSSASLSNTLRNTASETASHTSSFLYTHNIHNILRNKRFANYRIEKMMVIVKSIRCRSHGYFIVAMDPSGQMPASIHKEVEKEYKKHINIGSTLILKDVTVFETIDNFPYLIITLRSLVRVIRAEETSYAAKEDILKSIHGGTRRKA, via the exons ATGCTCGATGAAAATTTGTCATGTTTGTTAGACGAGAGCGATGACGAGTGCgccagaaaaaatgaagtcaaaaggaggaaacaaGAGCTGCGTCAGAAGAGCAGCAGCGTCACCAATGAGAGTGGTGGGGAGTTTTTCCCCACGTCTATCCTAAACTTTAACATTCGCAACATAGgcaatttgaataatttttttaaaaacacgaGTGGCGAGTTCGGCATTGTTGCACACTATAAGACCTCGATCCAAGGCACCGCTTCGCGTACGTCGACTTCGCTACCGCCAAGTGGAGAAGCCAATCAAAACGGAAACGCGCTCAAcaggaaaaatgaacagctgaggaaaaatgaacagctgaggaaaaatgaacagctaAGGAAAAATTCGAACA AAATTGAGAAGCAAGAAActgcgaaaaggaaaaatccGGAGGCTTCTTCCCAGGGCACTACTAACATTGTACACGCGCACGCGGGGCAAGCGAAACATGACATTAAGGGCAGCAAGGGTAGCAAGGGTAGCAAGGGCAGCAAGGGCAGCGAGGGCAGCAAGGTAACCGAGGGGAACCCTGGTGTGATGGAAAATGCTATCGAGAGGAATGCTACCCATTTGAGGGAAAACGCAAACGTGcgcaaaggggaggaggacaAACCGATCGCTCCCTCGACCAACGTGTGCAGAAAGAAGAGGCCCCCAGAAACCAACCTGTACACAGAATTGTTCAAAACAGGAGAAGCGCGAAACGGGGATGCGgtagaagaaaaagtggCAGTGACCAATAGAGctgcaaagaaaaatgaagaaggaataCTAAAAAAGCGTAACACAAGGGTAGAAGGAACCAACCTTGCGAGTGCATCCATGCATGGAGAGAAGGAAGTCAAGGGGTCTAatggaagaaactccaatcGTGTGGTGCGGTTTGTCACCAATGAGGATGGAAAGGAGTTACCACCTCGGATGAGCAGTAAGGACACAATGAAAGGAACCCAAATTGCGAACAAGGCGAAATGGTGTAATAGTAGAAACTCCAGCACCGTACCAGCGATGGGAACAAATTCTACCGCATCGATTTCTTTGTTAAGTGGTGCTCCTAAGTTGAACTCGATAAGATACACCTCGCAGCCATTGGACAGAAGCATAGAAGCAGACCCTCTTGctcaaaaaaacaaaatcgaaaaaaggaaagagttaattttttgcttctcatttataaaatacaactCTTGGGTGAAGGCgctgaaaattttgaacCTTCCGTTGGATCCCTTCCATTTGAGTATAAACGCGCATAGGTATGTAACAGacaggggggaggagcagccgGGCCAGGATCAGAGCGAGCACCGGGGTAAGAGTCAGGATCAGACCCAGTATCAGACCCAATATCAGACCCAGTATCAGACCCAGTATCAGACCCAATATCAGAGCCAGGGCCACATGGCGTGCGCACCTAACCCAGACTCGCACGAAGCAGGCACAGCGGGAAGCGGTCAAAGTAGCGCCTCACTGAGCAACACACTGCGGAACACGGCAAGCGAAACGGCTAGCCACACATCCTCCTTCCTGTACACGCACAACATCCACAACATTTTGAGAAACAAAAGATTCGCAAACTACAgaatcgaaaaaatgatggTGATAGTTAAGAGCATCAGATGCAGGAGTCACGGGTACTTCATAGTAGCCATGGATCCTTCTGGTCAAATGCCAGCATCTATACATAAGGAGGTCGAGAAGGAATacaaaaaacacataaataTTGGTTCCACGTTAATTCTAAAAGACGTCACTGTGTTCGAAACGATTGATAATTTCCCCTACCTGATAATAACGCTACGAAGCCTCGTGCGGGTCATCCGGGCGGAGGAAACGAGTTACGCTGCGAAGGAGGACATCCTCAAGAGCATTCACGGGGGAACGCGCCGCAAGGCGTGA
- a CDS encoding hypothetical protein (putative) yields the protein MRVRLLCAILGVCETATSAALSREPTQYCVDERSLFIRRSPRKYETNVSNKWKRNVTSSRGEETHKRRSRGAAVVSTLESPIVGVPVGVPLDTAQHGEHRAEEQNNGGMTFLSPISSNRKKVTLSLRKETVQRHFNCSQLNNILCMQFLPDVSNAYLRYVLEKFSVNDLPVKENVLFHLTLRYLRERTTNCVEGKTSERDSQLINSIEDNAYKFIADHARVIKKCAKRKKYDEVDFEQCRTEEERTKQITSPPPSHNKIIDAYLKMRKKFNIIFVSIKSEKNIYRVFRKIKRNISFYDFLDRLAILCFFHRHAQHRFVLHFFKRYIFSLTNEQNFFIINFVNTLGGRNLLKRYMLIPHLTYHAILHTPAGFGSYGDAFRWSFLPVNVCNYVESYMKERFFLGGASRRGVNRGGLHGGGVNRGGLHRGELHRGELHRGELHRGELHRGELHRGTPHAEATFLIYANLLDSLTQKRNHYFPELFLKQFCLYYSEKKNIPHDHKWHYFLITLSSLMKAYYVRGKFNTRGKINTRGIHGMGDAHQGASRPLVKPPLVNRVTIHDEDIFRDKTHCLATCGENHLNTQVVNYLLEETPRGDTLKQYSLLLLLQYVFLLELNLEQVNLVSRNSANYFSNWLENNESASKEMTGENRGAKSTFLKKEATLPTQRERLLLQITLFYKSILSSHCEHTGETILLYNYTFEELTQFVGNYLTDLVEKSFHGGKENAEEMNMCVKYILPLCRVNLRLFFMLLEALKDGNNLHMARHLWLGSQRMVRNLQPWVREAIAGELLEGGAEGGGSQGKTPQRKTPQRETPQREPYDRTPSNRGDPPLARAISAYDEVHKIYKQITSCYDKAHIKKLIKGLLAARNGTDGVPSPLHIFKKPILALNLKQIYFLFVTLNYFNLDCEIIQLFRHIMDSAAFRKFFCRAMLKRDNHPGVGDQYTDEEEHEMSEKILYIYCNSSFCVDSSLRLPAGVTCSRRLMKRVLFYRDPLHIFNHLMRKYVGGATAGGDIDGAAKEGAAKEGAAKEGAAKEDAAKEGAAKEGASNEGTPNEEQSAVEDISQKMESSNFFHEKTLSKFRRSAIFKQFFGEKIYTCVSQKEYTRIFYSLMIYLYKHGSTWHSDGSESKTKQSENNPVNSLQQVELIYLHFCIAWKSYLKVHKMSKINFLICAKTFLLMKDIERFQNLLCTNKKIVEKYAIFVNSLLNNYLHHCDARMHMLESNLIAPSDMYITLRGELIIFNLNHEQVVQRIRPFGEYSSQCKMTLFIDYRKLFPDLINLQFFLSLPFLRSQKVQSFFEENQITLCENSFWDITDLVIFYGKCLNKRNKIWDFFSQQVSNFCIQRNKLIKDAFVVSRKR from the coding sequence ATGCGCGTTCGTCTCCTCTGCGCGATACTTGGCGTATGCGAAACAGCCACGAGTGCAGCCCTGTCCAGGGAACCGACCCAGTACTGCGTGGACGAGAGAAGTCTATTCATTAGGCGTTCTCCCCGCAAGTACGAAACGAATGTCTCGAATAAGTGGAAAAGAAACGTCACCAGTTCCCGCGGCGAGGAGACCCACAAACGCAGAAGCCGCGGTGCAGCTGTTGTAAGCACATTGGAGTCTCCCATAGTGGGTGTACCTGTTGGAGTGCCTCTCGACACTGCTCAGCATGGAGAACACCGCGCGGAGGAACAGAACAATGGGGGAATGACCTTCCTCTCACCGATCAGCagtaacagaaaaaaagtgacccTTTCCCTGAGAAAAGAAACGGTGCAACGCCATTTCAACTGCTCCCAATTGAACAACATCCTATGCATGCAGTTCTTGCCGGATGTCTCCAACGCCTACTTAAGATACGTCCTCGAAAAGTTCAGCGTAAATGATCTACCAGTTAAGGAAAACGTTTTATTTCACCTGACCTTGAGGTACCTACGTGAGCGTACTACCAACTGTGTGGAAGGAAAGACAAGCGAAAGGGATTCCCAACTCATTAACAGCATTGAAGATAACgcatacaaatttattgCCGACCATGCGAgggtcataaaaaaatgtgcaaagaggaagaagtatGACGAGGTAGATTTTGAACAGTGTAGGACAGAGgaggaaagaacaaaacaaatCACCTCACCCCCACCATCTcacaataaaattatcgatgcttacttaaaaatgagaaaaaaatttaatataatttttgtcagcataaaaagcgaaaaaaatatttacagagtttttagaaaaattaaaagaaatatttctttttacgattttttggatcgactagccattttgtgttttttccatCGACATGCACAACACAGATTTGTGCTTCACTTTTTCAAAAGGTACATTTTCAGTCTTacgaatgaacaaaatttttttatcattaattttgtgaacacgttggggggaagaaatcTGCTGAAGAGATACATGTTGATTCCTCATTTGACATACCACGCGATTTTGCACACACCTGCGGGGTTCGGTAGTTACGGGGATGCATTCAGGTGGAGCTTCCTGCCCGTTAATGTGTGCAATTATGTGGAGAGTTACATGAAGGAGAGATTCTTCCTTGGGGGAGCAAGCAGGAGGGGCGTCAACAGGGGAGGACTTCACGGAGGCGGCGTCAACAGGGGAGGACTTCACAGGGGCGAACTTCACAGGGGCGAACTTCACAGAGGCGAACTTCACAGAGGCGAACTTCACAGAGGCGAACTTCACAGGGGCACACCCCACGCCGAGGCGACCTTCCTAATCTACGCAAATTTGCTGGACTCCCTCACGCAAAAGAGGAATCACTACTTCCCCGAGCTGTTCCTCAAGCAATTTTGCCTGTActattcagaaaaaaaaaacatccccCACGACCACAAGTGGCACTACTTCCTCATCACCCTGTCCTCTCTCATGAAGGCGTACTACGTGAGGGGGAAGTTCAACACGAGGGGGAAGATCAACACGAGGGGGATCCACGGGATGGGAGATGCACACCAGGGAGCAAGCCGCCCACTTGTAAAACCCCCACTTGTAAACCGCGTTACCATTCACGACGAAGACATTTTCAGAGACAAAACGCACTGCTTGGCAACCTGTGGAGAAAATCACCTGAACACTCAGGTGGTGAATTACCTCCTGGAGGAGACCCCCCGAGGGGACACCCTCAAGCAGTACTCCCTCCTGCTCCTTCTGCAGTACGTCTTCCTACTTGAGCTAAACCTCGAGCAGGTCAACCTGGTAAGTAGAAACTCCGccaattatttttccaattggTTGGAGAATAACGAGTCGGCATCGAAGGAAATGACAGGAGAAAACAGGGGAGCAAaatccacatttttgaaaaaagaagcaacacTACCTACACAAAGGGAACGTCTCCTTCTACAAATAACTCTCTTTTATAAGTCGATTTTATCAAGTCACTGTGAGCACACAGGTGAaaccattttattatataactaCACGTTCGAGGAGCTGACCCAATTTGTGGGGAATTACTTAACCGACTTAGTGGAGAAGTCCTTCcatggggggaaagaaaatgcGGAGGAGATGAATATGTGCGTTAAGTACATCCTACCGCTGTGCAGAGTTAACCTGCGTCTTTTCTTCATGTTGTTGGAAGCCCTAAAGGACGGTAACAATCTACACATGGCGAGGCACCTCTGGTTGGGAAGTCAACGCATGGTGAGGAATTTGCAGCCATGGGTAAGAGAAGCCATCGCGGGGGAGCTCCTCGAAGGTGGTGCAGAGGGAGGGGGCAGTCAAGGAAAGACCCCTCAAAGAAAGACCCCTCAAAGAGAGACCCCCCAAAGAGAGCCTTACGACAGAACGCCGAGCAACAGGGGCGACCCCCCCTTGGCCCGCGCCATATCAGCGTACGACGAGGTgcacaaaatttacaaacaaataaCCAGTTGCTACGACAAGGCGCATATAAAGAAGCTGATTAAAGGCCTACTCGCCGCTCGCAACGGAACGGATGGGGTCCCTTCCCCCctgcatatttttaagaaaccCATTTTAGCCCTAAATTTGAAGCAGATTTATTTCCTCTTTGTTACTTTGAATTATTTCAATTTGGATTGCGAGATTATTCAGCTCTTCCGGCACATTATGGACAGCGCTGCATTTCGGAAATTTTTCTGCAGGGCCATGTTGAAGAGGGATAATCATCCCGGCGTGGGGGACCAATACACtgatgaggaggaacacGAGATGAGCGAAAAAATTCTGTACATTTACTGTAATTCAAGTTTTTGTGTAGACAGTTCTTTACGCCTGCCCGCGGGGGTGACATGTTCGAGAAGGCTCATGAAGCGGGTGCTCTTCTATCGTGACCCGCTGCACATATTTAACCACCTGATGAGGAAGTACGTAGGGGGAGCTACTGCCGGGGGGGACATCGATGGTGCCGCCAAGGAGGGTGCCGCCAAGGAGGGTGCCGCCAAGGAGGGTGCCGCCAAGGAGGATGCCGCCAAGGAGGGTGCCGCCAAGGAGGGTGCCTCCAACGAGGGTACCCCCAACGAGGAACAAAGCGCAGTGGAGGatatttcacaaaaaatggaaagcagcaatttttttcacgaaaaGACTTTGAGCAAATTTCGAAGGAGTGCCATTTTtaagcaattttttggagaaaaaatatacacctGCGTAAGTCAAAAGGAATACACACGAATTTTTTACAGCTTGATGATATATCTATACAAGCACGGATCGACATGGCACTCCGATGGGAGTGaaagcaaaacgaagcaaagtGAAAATAACCCCGTTAACTCATTGCAGCAAGTCGAATTAATATAcctacatttttgcatcgCATGGAAATCCTACTTAAAGGTccacaaaatgagcaaaataaatttccttATCTGTGCTAAGACATTTTTGCTGATGAAGGATATCGAAAGGTTCCAAAATTTACTTTGCACAAACAAAAAGATAGTGGAAAAGTACGCCATTTTTGTGAACTCGCTTTTGAATAACTATCTCCACCATTGTGATGCTCGAATGCATATGTTGGAGAGTAATTTAATTGCACCTTCTGATATGTACATCACCTTGAGAGGTGAactgattatttttaacttaaATCACGAGCAAGTTGTGCAGAGGATACGTCCGTTTGGGGAGTACAGCAGTCAATGTAAAATGACGCTGTTCATCGATTACAGGAAATTATTCCCAGACTTAATCAACTTGCAGTTCTTTCTTagcctcccctttttacgAAGTCAAAAGGTGCAAtctttttttgaggaaaatcAAATAACCTTATGTGAAAATTCTTTTTGGGACATTACCGACCTGGTCATATTTTACGGGAAATGCCTgaacaaaaggaacaaaatttgggactttttttcccaacaggtgagtaatttttgcattcaAAGGAATAAACTCATTAAAGACGCGTTCGTCGTTTCACGCAAGAGG